Proteins encoded in a region of the Benincasa hispida cultivar B227 chromosome 2, ASM972705v1, whole genome shotgun sequence genome:
- the LOC120071434 gene encoding nuclear pore complex protein NUP1 isoform X1 yields the protein MDSAEEGTSSAPYGGGGVGGKVRKPTTRKPPPTPYARPLHNQSQRRWLSKLVDPAYRLITDGATRLLPYLFLKPLPSNALPSPGDVDQDKVEAEVEDNVSGEEEPHNPEVSTLVGSPGPSGEANRSENNSDFNGCQKDRVNDTLAGNRTFDVEKWIQEKTFSRDEVSNLLEILQSRALEPSSKVEDNTFPPRSIEKQVEQPSAANRVLKMPCEGKQEDLERAMWGNLTPHPHSSKLSDVGASPVDIARAYMSNRKYEPGLLSDKIPDDERGLLHGDHQISKPCIPSMSPNPSTCWPGAMSESQRGYLTPRGQRGGRFGLHSFPRTPYSRSIFSKSKSKLTHLQGDAQKFVNTPSPLWQQSRTPAHSLEELKVLGHFVVLEYLILHKFLRQLSRLNIALLILGHYPLLMTSNNDPLDETIGSTGPIHRLRHTASAVTNSRRSAYFYPNRQPEMKVENSNTSEGILPDMKKNLELGGASIIPLSKSVVNNSSESSPLTVRPQSSQVARTILEHITRNPPTPKEKTEELKRAIEWKKTPSSNVQTVKSNEASNLTAELYSHQKSNKVDQNCHPQLTDKGETMSTILPKESAGRNYDGAIQNPSGLKFRLSNAESKYKDDAGLNIGSSSPKVAPKTVPVPALGSEVGTQIKPSPSLGGKPVFPSITINKPESKWAFSSDSGSAFTFPVSGASSGMLSEPPTPSIFPSTSLGGSQPLLLKPETPVPSYSFGSKKSSRTLVFSFPSTNSDTISNETSNIKFSFGSNDHTRLHFGSVGKDAVCC from the exons ATGGACAGCGCTGAGGAAGGAACATCATCCGCACCATACGGCGGAGGAGGAGTCGGAGGAAAAGTTAGGAAGCCAACCACAAGAAAGCCGCCGCCGACGCCTTACGCTCGCCCGCTGCATAACCAATCGCAGAGGCGCTGGCTTTCGAAGCTCGTTGATCCGGCCTACCGGCTCATCACCGACGGCGCCACCCGACTGCTTCCCTATTTGTTCTTGAAACCACTGCCCTCCAATGCCCTTCCGTCTCCCGGAGACGTAGATCAAG ATAAGGTGGAGGCAGAGGTGGAGGATAACGTCTCTGGAGAAGAAGAACCCCACAAT CCAGAGGTATCTACCTTAGTTGGATCACCTGGTCCTAGTGGAGAGGCAAATAGATCAGAGAACAATTCTGATTTTAATGGCTGCCAAAAGGACAGAGTAAATGATACATTAGCTGGGAATAGAACATTTGATGTTGAAAAATGGATTCaagaaaaaacattttcaaG GGATGAAGTGAGTAATTTATTAGAGATACTACAATCAAGGGCTCTTGAACCTTCTAGTAAAGTGGAAGACAATACATTTCCACCACGGAGCATTGAAAAACAAGTTGAGCAGCCATCTGCTGCAAATAGAGTTCTAAAAATGCCTTGTGAAGGAAAGCAAGAAGATTTGGAGAGAGCTATGTGGGGAAATTTAACTCCTCATCCACATTCATCG AAACTTAGTGACGTTGGAGCATCACCTGTGGATATTGCAAGAGCATACATGAGCAACCGAAAATATGAACCAGGCTTACTCTCTGACAAGATACCAGATGATGAGAGGGGTTTGCTTCATGGTGATCATCAAATATCCAAGCCTTGTATTCCATCGATGTCCCCCAATCCATCAACTTGTTGGCCTGGTGCCATGTCTGAAAGTCAACGTGGTTATTTAACTCCAAGAGGTCAGAGAGGAGGTAGATTTGGTCTGCATAGTTTCCCTCGGACTCCATATTCTAGGAGTATCTTTTCTAAGTCCAAGTCCAAG CTAACTCATTTGCAAGGAGATGCCCAAAAGTTTGTGAATACACCATCACCTCTCTGGCAGCAGTCACGAACACCAGCACATTCTCTg GAGGAGCTTAAAGTTCTGGGGCATTTTGTAGTGCTTGAATATCTAATTCTACATAAGTTCTTAAGACAACTTTCGAGATTGAATATTGCATTATTGATTCTTGGGCATTATCCGCTGCTG ATGACATCAAACAACGATCCATTAGATGAGACAATCGGTTCCACTGGACCAATTCATAGGCTTCGGCATACAGCATCTGCAGTTACTAATTCCAGACGATCTGCTTACTTCTATCCAAACCGACAACCAGAGATGAAGGTAGAGAACTCCAATACTTCGGAAGGCATTTTACCTGATATGAAGAAGAATCTGGAACTTGGAGGAGCAAGCATCATTCCTCTATCAAAATCAGTGGTAAACAACAGCTCTGAGTCGAGTCCTCTGACTGTCCGTCCACAGTCCAGTCAGGTTGCTAGGACAATCCTAGAGCATATTACTAGAAACCCACCTACACCTAAAGAAAAGACCGAAGAGTTAAAGAGAGCAATTGAATGGAAGAAAACCCCATCTTCTAATGTACAAACGGTCAAGTCAAATGAAGCCAGTAATCTGACCGCAGAGTTATATTCTCACCAAAAGTCAAACAAAGTAGATCAGAACTGTCACCCCCAATTGACCGACAAGGGAGAAACCATGTCCACGATTCTTCCAAAGGAGAGTGCCGGCAGAAATTATGATGGGGCAATCCAAAATCCTTCCGGTCTGAAGTTTAGACTTAGCAATGCTGAATCAAAATACAAGGATGATGCAGGCTTAAATATTGGTAGCTCGTCACCTAAG GTTGCTCCAAAGACCGTTCCCGTTCCAGCTCTTGGATCCGAAGTGGGGACTCAAATCaagccttccccttcccttgGAGGCAAACCTGTTTTTCCATCCATTACCATCAACAAGCCTGAGTCAAAATGGGCATTCTCTTCTGATAGTGGTTCGGCGTTTACTTTCCCTGTTTCCGGTGCATCCTCGGGAATGCTCTCAGAACCACCAACACCATCCATCTTTCCATCAACTAGCCTTGGGGGAAGTCAGCCACTATTACTGAAGCCTGAGACTCCAGTTCCCTCATACAGCTTTGGCTCAAAGAAGTCCAGCCGTACCCTTGTTTTCTCATTCCCTTCAACAAACAGCGATACAATCAGTAATGAAACCTCGAATATTAAGTTCAGCTTCGGATCCAATGATCATACAAGACTTCACTTTGGTTCTGTTGGGAAAGATGCAGTTTGTTGCTAA
- the LOC120071434 gene encoding nuclear pore complex protein NUP1 isoform X2 → MDSAEEGTSSAPYGGGGVGGKVRKPTTRKPPPTPYARPLHNQSQRRWLSKLVDPAYRLITDGATRLLPYLFLKPLPSNALPSPGDVDQDKVEAEVEDNVSGEEEPHNPEVSTLVGSPGPSGEANRSENNSDFNGCQKDRVNDTLAGNRTFDVEKWIQEKTFSRDEVSNLLEILQSRALEPSSKVEDNTFPPRSIEKQVEQPSAANRVLKMPCEGKQEDLERAMWGNLTPHPHSSKLSDVGASPVDIARAYMSNRKYEPGLLSDKIPDDERGLLHGDHQISKPCIPSMSPNPSTCWPGAMSESQRGYLTPRGQRGGRFGLHSFPRTPYSRSIFSKSKSKLTHLQGDAQKFVNTPSPLWQQSRTPAHSLMTSNNDPLDETIGSTGPIHRLRHTASAVTNSRRSAYFYPNRQPEMKVENSNTSEGILPDMKKNLELGGASIIPLSKSVVNNSSESSPLTVRPQSSQVARTILEHITRNPPTPKEKTEELKRAIEWKKTPSSNVQTVKSNEASNLTAELYSHQKSNKVDQNCHPQLTDKGETMSTILPKESAGRNYDGAIQNPSGLKFRLSNAESKYKDDAGLNIGSSSPKVAPKTVPVPALGSEVGTQIKPSPSLGGKPVFPSITINKPESKWAFSSDSGSAFTFPVSGASSGMLSEPPTPSIFPSTSLGGSQPLLLKPETPVPSYSFGSKKSSRTLVFSFPSTNSDTISNETSNIKFSFGSNDHTRLHFGSVGKDAVCC, encoded by the exons ATGGACAGCGCTGAGGAAGGAACATCATCCGCACCATACGGCGGAGGAGGAGTCGGAGGAAAAGTTAGGAAGCCAACCACAAGAAAGCCGCCGCCGACGCCTTACGCTCGCCCGCTGCATAACCAATCGCAGAGGCGCTGGCTTTCGAAGCTCGTTGATCCGGCCTACCGGCTCATCACCGACGGCGCCACCCGACTGCTTCCCTATTTGTTCTTGAAACCACTGCCCTCCAATGCCCTTCCGTCTCCCGGAGACGTAGATCAAG ATAAGGTGGAGGCAGAGGTGGAGGATAACGTCTCTGGAGAAGAAGAACCCCACAAT CCAGAGGTATCTACCTTAGTTGGATCACCTGGTCCTAGTGGAGAGGCAAATAGATCAGAGAACAATTCTGATTTTAATGGCTGCCAAAAGGACAGAGTAAATGATACATTAGCTGGGAATAGAACATTTGATGTTGAAAAATGGATTCaagaaaaaacattttcaaG GGATGAAGTGAGTAATTTATTAGAGATACTACAATCAAGGGCTCTTGAACCTTCTAGTAAAGTGGAAGACAATACATTTCCACCACGGAGCATTGAAAAACAAGTTGAGCAGCCATCTGCTGCAAATAGAGTTCTAAAAATGCCTTGTGAAGGAAAGCAAGAAGATTTGGAGAGAGCTATGTGGGGAAATTTAACTCCTCATCCACATTCATCG AAACTTAGTGACGTTGGAGCATCACCTGTGGATATTGCAAGAGCATACATGAGCAACCGAAAATATGAACCAGGCTTACTCTCTGACAAGATACCAGATGATGAGAGGGGTTTGCTTCATGGTGATCATCAAATATCCAAGCCTTGTATTCCATCGATGTCCCCCAATCCATCAACTTGTTGGCCTGGTGCCATGTCTGAAAGTCAACGTGGTTATTTAACTCCAAGAGGTCAGAGAGGAGGTAGATTTGGTCTGCATAGTTTCCCTCGGACTCCATATTCTAGGAGTATCTTTTCTAAGTCCAAGTCCAAG CTAACTCATTTGCAAGGAGATGCCCAAAAGTTTGTGAATACACCATCACCTCTCTGGCAGCAGTCACGAACACCAGCACATTCTCTg ATGACATCAAACAACGATCCATTAGATGAGACAATCGGTTCCACTGGACCAATTCATAGGCTTCGGCATACAGCATCTGCAGTTACTAATTCCAGACGATCTGCTTACTTCTATCCAAACCGACAACCAGAGATGAAGGTAGAGAACTCCAATACTTCGGAAGGCATTTTACCTGATATGAAGAAGAATCTGGAACTTGGAGGAGCAAGCATCATTCCTCTATCAAAATCAGTGGTAAACAACAGCTCTGAGTCGAGTCCTCTGACTGTCCGTCCACAGTCCAGTCAGGTTGCTAGGACAATCCTAGAGCATATTACTAGAAACCCACCTACACCTAAAGAAAAGACCGAAGAGTTAAAGAGAGCAATTGAATGGAAGAAAACCCCATCTTCTAATGTACAAACGGTCAAGTCAAATGAAGCCAGTAATCTGACCGCAGAGTTATATTCTCACCAAAAGTCAAACAAAGTAGATCAGAACTGTCACCCCCAATTGACCGACAAGGGAGAAACCATGTCCACGATTCTTCCAAAGGAGAGTGCCGGCAGAAATTATGATGGGGCAATCCAAAATCCTTCCGGTCTGAAGTTTAGACTTAGCAATGCTGAATCAAAATACAAGGATGATGCAGGCTTAAATATTGGTAGCTCGTCACCTAAG GTTGCTCCAAAGACCGTTCCCGTTCCAGCTCTTGGATCCGAAGTGGGGACTCAAATCaagccttccccttcccttgGAGGCAAACCTGTTTTTCCATCCATTACCATCAACAAGCCTGAGTCAAAATGGGCATTCTCTTCTGATAGTGGTTCGGCGTTTACTTTCCCTGTTTCCGGTGCATCCTCGGGAATGCTCTCAGAACCACCAACACCATCCATCTTTCCATCAACTAGCCTTGGGGGAAGTCAGCCACTATTACTGAAGCCTGAGACTCCAGTTCCCTCATACAGCTTTGGCTCAAAGAAGTCCAGCCGTACCCTTGTTTTCTCATTCCCTTCAACAAACAGCGATACAATCAGTAATGAAACCTCGAATATTAAGTTCAGCTTCGGATCCAATGATCATACAAGACTTCACTTTGGTTCTGTTGGGAAAGATGCAGTTTGTTGCTAA
- the LOC120071027 gene encoding equilibrative nucleotide transporter 8: MHKFPNNSTNPEERLNMKMEREKAIMRDQLEPRDTFKIAYLIHFLLGVGNLLPWNASITAVDYFGYLYPTKHVEKVFSVAYMTSSVLLLVLMIAWDGWSKKTSFRFRMNLGFSLFILSILVSPIMDWASSMTGSNWRPNEAYGVIVASVVACGLADGLVAGSLIGSAGRLPKQFMQAVFAGTASSGVLVSILRIITKALLTQSPKGLQKSAHLYFIVGASILFCCIVSCNLLCKLPVMQHYYRELLDEPPCSKSKFWIVVGKIRWPAFGIFITYVVTLSIFPGFIAEDLESKLLQDWYPILLITIYNIADLVGKSLTAIYILKNIKKATWFCITRLLFYPLFMACIHGPRWLKTELPVIVLTFLLGLSNGYLTSVIMISTPKLLPASEAELSAIVMVVFLGIGLVGGSILGWFWIL; the protein is encoded by the exons ATGCATAAATTCCCAAACAACAGCACAAACCCAGAAGAACGCTTGAACATGAAAATGGAAAGAGAAAAGGCTATTATGAGAGATCAGCTAGAACCAAGGGATACTTTCAAAATTGCCTACCTAATCCATTTCTTGCTTGGTGTTGGCAATTTGCTACCTTGGAATGCTTCAATCACTGCAGTTGATTACTTTGGCTACCTGTATCCAACCAAACACGTCGAGAAGGTTTTCTCCGTGGCTTACATGACTTCTTCTGTGCTCCTTCTGGTTCTTATGATTGCTTGGGATGGATGGTCTAAGAAGACGAGCTTTAGATTTCGAATGAACTTGGGATTTTCTTTGTTTATCCTGTCTATTCTGGTGTCTCCTATTATGGATTGGGCTTCAAGCATGACTGGTTCAAACTGGAGACCAAACGAAGCTTACGGAGTGATAGTTGCATCAGTTGTCGCATGCGGTTTGGCCGATGGCTTAGTAGCAGGAAGTTTGATAGGATCGGCTGGCAGACTGCCAAAACAATTTATGCAGGCTGTATTTGCAGGGACTGCTTCTTCAG GTGTTCTAGTTTCAATCTTGAGGATTATTACAAAGGCCTTACTTACACAATCGCCCAAGGGTCTTCAAAAGAGTGCGCATTTGTACTTCATCGTTGGCGCTTCGATTCTCTTCTGCTGCATAGTGTCATGTAACTTGTTGTGCAAGCTGCCAGTGATGCAGCATTATTACAGAGAACTTCTAGATGAACCTCCATGTTCAAAATCCAAGTTCTGGATAGTGGTGGGTAAAATCCGGTGGCCTGCATTCGGAATTTTCATAACTTATGTCGTTACGCTATCAATTTTTCCAGGATTCATAGCCGAGGACCTGGAATCAAAACTGCTTCAAGATTGGTATCCTATTCTACTGatcacaatatacaatattgcagACTTAGTTGGAAAATCTCTAACtgcaatatatattttgaaaaacatcAAGAAAGCAACATGGTTTTGCATCACCAGGCTTCTCTTTTATCCACTGTTCATGGCCTGCATCCATGGACCTAGGTGGCTGAAAACCGAACTGCCCGTGATTGTTCTGACTTTTTTGCTTGGCTTGAGCAACGGATATCTGACTAGTGTCATCATGATCAGTACTCCCAAGTTATTACCTGCATCAGAGGCAGAGTTATCTGCCATTGTAATGGTTGTGTTCCTGGGCATTGGGTTGGTAGGTGGCTCAATTCTAGGCTGGTTTTGGATCCTTTGA
- the LOC120071028 gene encoding uncharacterized protein LOC120071028 has product MILRSASTPLLNSWLHHSRDSSLEPEIVHQIPKSRSILLSGSPSCLSPIIDDSPRRITRTLSETDLRDLSMSKMKPFTRTLSGFTEVVEETDAVGFSRSKTASLSCGSISETGDGDGGGGFVSVLVGGGVGGSGGRIHGGGGSDGGDDGSLGFGDSNHGNESTDLYYQKMIEANPGNSMLLSNYARFLKEVRGDLVKAQEYCGRAILSNPGDGNVLSMYADLIWETQKDSPRAESYFNQAVKAAPEDCYVLASYARFLWDAEEEEEEEVGEESFREKPATSFFQGVHPPPPLAAAS; this is encoded by the exons ATGATTCTCAGAAGTGCTTCCACTCCCCTTCTCAATTCATGGTTACACCATTCAAGAGATTCATCTCTAGAGCCTGAGATTGTGCACCAAATCCCCAAATCGCGTTCCATTCTCCTCTCTGGCTCACCCAGTTGCTTATCTCCGATAATCGATGATTCCCCCCGGAGGATTACTCGAACGCTTTCTGAGACGGATCTTCGGGACCTGTCCATGTCTAAGATGAAACCTTTTACCAGAACTCTGAGTGGGTTTACTGAGGTGGTTGAAGAGACAGATGCGGTTGGGTTTAGCCGCTCCAAAACGGCGTCGTTGAGCTGTGGGTCAATTTCTGAAACTGGGGATGGGGATGGGGGTGGTGGGTTTGTTAGTGTTCTGGTTGGTGGTGGAGTAGGTGGTAGTGGTGGAAGGATCCATGGTGGTGGAGGATCTGATGGTGGCGATGATGGGAGTTTGGGGTTTGGAGATTCAAATCATGGGAATGAGAGTACGGATTTGTACTATCAAAAAATGATCGAGGCAAATCCTGGGAATTCAATGCTTTTGAGCAATTATGCTCGTTTCTTGAAAGAG GTACGCGGGGATCTTGTGAAAGCTCAAGAGTATTGTGGGAGAGCAATTTTGAGCAATCCTGGCGATGGTAATGTCTTGTCCATGTACGCCGATCTGATATGGGAAACTCAAAAGGACTCTCCAAGGGCCGAGAGTTATTTTAATCAAGCTGTTAAAGCTGCCCCTGAAGACTG TTATGTTCTAGCATCTTATGCACGGTTCCTTTGGGatgctgaagaagaagaagaagaagaagtgggAGAAGAAAGCTTTAGAGAAAAACCAGCAACGAGCTTCTTCCAAGGAGTTCACCCCCCACCTCCTCTTGCTGCTGCTTCTTAG